DNA sequence from the Cronobacter turicensis z3032 genome:
TTCTGCCGGAACATCCGTGGCCGGACGTCAGCGACGAGGCGCTGCTGGCTTCGCTCGATGTCTGGCTGTTACCCGCGCTTCGCGGCGTACATTCGCTGCGCGCGCTGAAAAACATCAATCTCGCCCAGGCGCTGCTGCATTTACTCGACTGGACGCAGCGGCAACGGCTGGATAGTGCGCTGCCGGAGCATTACACTGTGCCGACCGGCAGCCGGATAGCGATTCGCTATCATGAGGAAAACCCACCGGCGCTGGCCGTGCGCATTCAGGAGATGTTCGGTGAGGCCGACACGCCGGTTATCGCCGAAGGCCGGGTGCCGCTCACCCTTGAACTGCTTTCGCCCGCCCAGCGACCGCTACAGATCACGCGCGATCTCAGCGCGTTCTGGCGCGGCGCCTGGAAAGAGGTGCAGAAAGAGATGAAAGGGCGCTACCCGAAACATGTCTGGCCGGACGATCCGGCGAATGCGCTGCCGACCCGGCGCACCAAAAAGTATCAGTAACGACGGCCTTGCCGTCGTGATGATTTGAGAGCTTTCTTCTTCCGCCTGCGGGCGGAAGAGCCAAGAATCTGGCCTTTGCGCCTGTACGTTGTGGAGAAAAAGCATGGCGGGGAATGACCGCGAACCTATCGGACGCAAAGGACGACCGACGCGTCCGACTAAACAGAAGGTAAGCCGTCGTCGTCTCAGGGAAGAGGATTATGACGATGAGTATGAAGACGATGATGAGGAGCCGATGCCGCGTAAAGTAAAAGGCAAAAAAGGCAAGGGCGGCAAACGCCGCTGGCTGTGGCTTCTGTTAAAGCTGTTTGTGATTTTTGTGGTGCTGCTGGTTATTTACGGCGTCTATCTCGATCAAAAAATCCGCAGCCGTATCGATGGCAAAGTCTGGCAACTGCCGGCGGCGGTCTATGGGCGCATGGTTAACCTTGAGCCGGATATGACCATCAGCAAGCAGGAGATGGTGAAGCTGCTGGAGGCGACGCAGTATCGTCAGGTGACGAAAATGACGCGCCCTGGCGAATTTACCGTCCAGGCGAACAGCATCGAGATGATTCGCCGTCCGTTCGATTTCCCGGACAGCAAAGAGGGGCAGATCCGCGCGCGCCTGGAGTTTGATGGCGACCATCTGGCCTCTATCGAGAACATGGACAGCAACCGTAACTTCGGTTTCTTCCGCCTCGATCCGCGGCTGATTACGATGCTGTCATCGCCCAACGGCGAGCAGCGCCTGTTTGTGCCGCGCTCCGGCTTTCCGGATCTGCTGGTCGATACGCTGGTCGCGACGGAAGACCGCCACTTCTATGAGCATGACGGCATCAGCGTCTGGTCGATTGGTCGCGCGGTGCTGGCGAACCTGACGGCGGGCCGCGCGGTGCAGGGCGGCAGTACGCTGACGCAGCAGCTGGTGAAAAACCTGTTCCTGACCAACAAGCGCACCCTGTGGCGTAAAGCCAACGAAGCGTACATGGCGCTTATCATGGACGCGCGTTATGACAAAGATCGTATCCTTGAGCTGTACCTGAACGAGGTGTATCTCGGTCAGAGCGGCGACGATCAGATCCGCGGTTTCCCGCTGGCGAGCCTCTACTACTTCGGCCGTCCGGTGGAAGAGCTTAGCCTCGATCAGCAGGCGCTGCTGGTGGGCATGGTGAAGGGCGCGTCGCTCTATAACCCATGGCGTAACCCGAAACTGGCGCTGGAGCGTCGTAACCTGGTGCTGCGCCTGCTCCAGGAGCAAAAGGTCATCGACCAGGAGCTCTACGACATGCTGAGCGCCCGTCCGCTCGGGGTGCAGCCGCGCGGCGGCGTAATCTCCCCGCAGCCGGCGTTTATGCAGATGGTGCGTCAGGAGTTGCAGGCGAAGCTTGGCGACAAAGTGAAAGATCTCTCCGGCGTGAAGATTTTCACCACGTTTGACTCGGTCGCGCAGGATGCGGCGGAGAAAGCGGCGGTGGAAGGTATTCCGGCGCTGATTAAACAGCGCAAGCTGAAGGATCTGGAAACCGCGATGGTGGTGGTGGACCGCTTCACCGGCGAAGTCCGTGCGATGGTCGGCGGCGCGAATCCGCAGTTCGCGGGCTATAACCGCGCCATGCAGGCGCGCCGTTCGATTGGCTCGCTCGCCAAACCGGCGACCTACCTGACCGCGCTTAGCCAGCCGAACACGTACCGTCTCAACACCTGGATCGCCGATGCGCCGATCGCCCTGCGCCAGCCGAACGGGCAGGTGTGG
Encoded proteins:
- the mrcB gene encoding Penicillin-binding protein 1B, which translates into the protein MYGVYLDQKIRSRIDGKVWQLPAAVYGRMVNLEPDMTISKQEMVKLLEATQYRQVTKMTRPGEFTVQANSIEMIRRPFDFPDSKEGQIRARLEFDGDHLASIENMDSNRNFGFFRLDPRLITMLSSPNGEQRLFVPRSGFPDLLVDTLVATEDRHFYEHDGISVWSIGRAVLANLTAGRAVQGGSTLTQQLVKNLFLTNKRTLWRKANEAYMALIMDARYDKDRILELYLNEVYLGQSGDDQIRGFPLASLYYFGRPVEELSLDQQALLVGMVKGASLYNPWRNPKLALERRNLVLRLLQEQKVIDQELYDMLSARPLGVQPRGGVISPQPAFMQMVRQELQAKLGDKVKDLSGVKIFTTFDSVAQDAAEKAAVEGIPALIKQRKLKDLETAMVVVDRFTGEVRAMVGGANPQFAGYNRAMQARRSIGSLAKPATYLTALSQPNTYRLNTWIADAPIALRQPNGQVWSPQNDDHRYSGQVMLVDALTRSMNVPTVNLGMALGLPAVTETWKKLGAPENQLHPVPAMLLGALNLTPVEVAQAFQTIASGGNRAQLSVLRSVIAEDGSVLYQSFPQSERAVPAQAAYLTLWTMQQVVQRGTGHALAVKFPKLHLAGKTGTTNNNVDTWFAGIDGREVVITWVGRDNNQPTKLYGASGAMAIYQRYLTNQSPIPLDLTPPEDIVDMGVDDMGNFLCGGGGMRTLPVWTSDPNALCQQSQPVAPSGNPFDQSAPQQPQQQQPQQAPQQEEKSDGVAGWIKDMFGSN